In Gallus gallus isolate bGalGal1 chromosome 6, bGalGal1.mat.broiler.GRCg7b, whole genome shotgun sequence, a single genomic region encodes these proteins:
- the PLAC9 gene encoding placenta-specific protein 9 isoform X1, whose amino-acid sequence MLFIWALVLAGVLQERELFAAADPTSLLPGSLGSWCHEHDTMHERLDIIEEKVIKTVEHLESEVKSLLSIITETTSDLPIAAGTPLIDIFDGKYLVGYNLSQQRRCMCCSECQLLSTSDEK is encoded by the exons ATGCTGTTCATCTGGGCACTGGTGTTAGCTGGAGTCCTGCAGGAACGGGAGCTCTTCG ctgctgcagacccTACCAGTCTGTTACCTGGAAGTTTGGGAAGCTGGTGCCATGAACATGATACAATGCATGAACGCTTAGATATTATTGAGGAG aaGGTAATAAAAACTGTGGAACATCTAGAATCAGAAGTCAAATCACTCCTCAGTATCATCACTGAGACAACATCAGACCTCCCCATCGCCGCAGGAACCCCACTGATAGACATTTTCGATGGTAAGTATCTAGTGGGATATAACCTAAGCCAACAACGACGTTGCATGTGCTGTTCTGAATGTCAACTTCTTTCCACATCAGATGAGAAATAA
- the PLAC9 gene encoding placenta-specific protein 9 precursor: MLFIWALVLAGVLQERELFAAADPTSLLPGSLGSWCHEHDTMHERLDIIEEKVIKTVEHLESEVKSLLSIITETTSDLPIAAGTPLIDIFDDAS; the protein is encoded by the exons ATGCTGTTCATCTGGGCACTGGTGTTAGCTGGAGTCCTGCAGGAACGGGAGCTCTTCG ctgctgcagacccTACCAGTCTGTTACCTGGAAGTTTGGGAAGCTGGTGCCATGAACATGATACAATGCATGAACGCTTAGATATTATTGAGGAG aaGGTAATAAAAACTGTGGAACATCTAGAATCAGAAGTCAAATCACTCCTCAGTATCATCACTGAGACAACATCAGACCTCCCCATCGCCGCAGGAACCCCACTGATAGACATTTTCGATG ATgccagctga
- the ANXA11 gene encoding annexin A11 isoform X1, with protein sequence MSHPGYPPAGGYPPAAPGGSPWGGAAYPPSNPPPIGLENVAGYANQFNPSYMAGMASNMAGTFGGSNVPQGIYPSAPGGYPPVPAGGFGQPPPGQQPSYGGYPPSGGNAPGFPGGPALGQPTLPPGQPPMGLPGQPPAPYPGQQPMPTYPPVPAVNPSMPSYPGPTGPTVSPGAYGNRGTITDALGFDPLKDAEVLRKAMKGLGTDEQAIIDCLGSRSNKQRQQIILSFKTAYGKDLIKDLKSELSGNFEKTILAMMKTPVMFDAYEIKEAIKGIGTDENCLIEILASRSNEHIQELNRVYKAEFKKTLEEAIRSDTSGHFQRLLISLSQGNRDESTNVDMSLVQKDVQELYAAGENRLGTDESKFNAILCARSRAHLRAVFSEYQRMCNRDIENSICREMSGDLEKGMLAVVKCLKNTPAFFAERLRNAMKGAGTKDRTLIRIMVSRSEVDLLDIRAEYKRMYGKSLYADITGDTSGDYRKILLKLCGGND encoded by the exons ATGAGTCACCCGGGTTATCCCCCAGCAGGTGGATAtccaccagcagccccag GTGGCAGTCCTTGGGGTGGTGCTGCTTATCCACCTTCAAATCCACCTCCAATTGGTCTAGAAAATGTGGCTGGCTATGCCAATCAGTTCAACCCAAGCTACATGGCTGGAATG GCATCCAATATGGCAGGGACATTTGGAGGGTCAAATGTACCACAAGGCATATATCCTTCAGCACCTGGGGGTTATCCACCAGTACCTGCAGGTGGCTTTGGACAGCCTCCACCAGGACAGCAGCCCTCTTATGGGGGGTATCCTCCATCTGGAGGAAATGCACCAGGATTTCCAGGTGGCCCTGCGTTGGGCCAGCCCACACTGCCTCCTGGTCAGCCGCCTATGGGATTACCAGGACAACCACCAGCACCTTACCCAGGACAGCAGCCCATGCCAACTTATCCACCAGTCCCAGCTGTGAATCCATCTATGCCCTCTTATCCAGGACCTACAGGGCCTACAGTCTCTCCTGGAGCA TATGGAAACAGAGGCACAATCACGGATGCATTGGGATTTGACCCTCTGAAGGATGCAGAAGTCTTGAGGAAGGCCATGAAGGGATTGG GAACTGATGAGCAGGCTATTATAGATTGCCTTGGAAGTCGTTCAAACAAGCAGCGACAGCAGATCATCCTCTCCTTCAAAACAGCTTATGGAAAG GATTTGATCAAGGATCTCAAGTCTGAACTATCAGGTAACTTTGAGAAGACAATCTTAGCAATGATGAAGACACCCGTCATGTTTGATGCTTATGAAATCAAGGAAGCTATAAAG ggCATTGGCACAGATGAAAATTGTCTCATTGAAATCTTAGCTTCTCGCAGTAATGAGCATATTCAGGAACTCAACAGGGTCTATAAAGCAG AATTTAAGAAAACTCTGGAGGAAGCAATAAGAAGTGACACATCTGGACACTTTCAGAGgcttttaatttcactttctcAG GGTAACAGAGATGAAAGTACAAATGTTGACATGTCTCTTGTCCAAAAAGATGTACAG GAGCTATATGCAGCTGGTGAGAATCGTCTAGGAACTGATGAATCCAAATTCAATGCCATTCTGTGTGCGAGAAGTAGGGCCCACCTCAGAGCAG TTTTCAGTGAGTACCAGAGGATGTGTAACCGGGACATAGAGAACAGCATATGCCGTGAAATGTCTGGAGACCTGGAAAAAGGCATGCTGGCAGTAG TTAAATGCCTCAAGAATACACCTGCTTTCTTTGCGGAGAGGCTGAGGAATGCTATGAAG ggAGCGGGAACAAAAGACAGAACTCTGATTCGAATCATGGTGTCACGCAGTGAGGTTGACCTTCTGGACATACGTGCAGAATACAAGCGGATGTATGGCAAATCCCTCTATGCAGATATCACT GGGGATACTTCAGGAGACTACCGGAAAATCCTACTCAAGTTGTGTGGTGGAAATGACTAA